AATCCCCATCACGCCGCCGGGGAATTGCACCAGCTCGGAGGCCATGACCTCAGAGAGGCCGCTGACGCGGGCAATACCGTCGCCCACCTCGATGACGTGCCCGATGGTGGTGGTGCGCAGCGGCGCTTCGAAGGCCTCGATTTCGCGACGGATGCGCGCGGTGATATCTTCGGCATGTATCGGCATGGTGAGTCCCTCGTCCACCTACCGGCTGTCCCTTAGCTTGTCGTGCAAGGCCGCAAGTCGTCCAGCCAGGCTCCCGTTGAGCACTTTGTCGCCCACCTTGATGACTACGCCGCCGAGAATGTCGGGGTCCACGTGAAAGTGTACGGCAAGGTTCTCGCCAAAGCGCTTTGCCACTTCTGCCTGGAGGGCTTGACGTTCCGCTGCCGTCGGCGGCACGGCGGTGATTACCTCGGCGACGTCATTCCGACCTGCACCGGCCAGGGAGTGGGCAAGTTGTTCGACCACCTCACCCAAAAGCGGCAGGTGTCCTTCGCGGAGCATCACGTAGAGCATGTTACGCGCCTCGCGAGAAATGCTCGCAGGGAGCAGTTGGTCCAACTGCTGACGTCGCTCCTCAAATGCCTTACCCACATCGCTGAGCTCGGCCATGCATTCCCTGTCCGCCGAAAGCCTGTTCCACACGCTGCGCAGGTGCGCCACCCACTCTTGGGTGATGTGAGCGTGTGCAGCGCCGGCATAGCTGGCCGCCAGCGCCTTGCCTCGTGCTCCGCTCCTGCTCCTCACGCAAGTCCCCCGCTTTGCTGAAGAAAGTCGCGGATGAGGCGGCGCTGGGCCTTTTCGTCCACCGCGACCGTCTGACGCAGCGTTTTGCGTGTCAGCTCCACCGCCAAATCCACCACCTGCCGGTGCAGCTCGGCCAACACTCGCTGCCTTTCCAGTTCCACCTGCTCCCGTGCTTGCTGGCGGATCTCCTCTGCC
The nucleotide sequence above comes from candidate division KSB1 bacterium. Encoded proteins:
- the atpH gene encoding ATP synthase F1 subunit delta, whose amino-acid sequence is MRSRSGARGKALAASYAGAAHAHITQEWVAHLRSVWNRLSADRECMAELSDVGKAFEERRQQLDQLLPASISREARNMLYVMLREGHLPLLGEVVEQLAHSLAGAGRNDVAEVITAVPPTAAERQALQAEVAKRFGENLAVHFHVDPDILGGVVIKVGDKVLNGSLAGRLAALHDKLRDSR